The Gemmatimonadota bacterium genomic sequence ATGCCCAACATGTCGGGGATCGAGTTCACGAAGGCCCTGCGACAGGCCGCCCCGGCGGTGCCGATCCTCATGGTCACCACGCGCTCGGTCCGCGAAGACATCATCGCGGCGATCGAAGCGGGGGTGAACAACTACGTCGTCAAGCCGTTCACCCCGCAGGTCCTCAAGGAAAAGATCGACGCCGTGCTCGCTGGCCAGGCCGCGGCGGCCTGATCATGACCTCCCGAACCCACGGCGCCCTCTACGATTCCGAAGCGGCGCTCCGCCTCGTGGACACCACGCTGCGCGAAATGACCGGCGAGTCAGCAGACGCCGTTGTTCCCCCGGCACCGTCTGCCGGGCTCTCCATTGGCGCCCTCGCCCAGCGCATCGAGCAGGGGTATGCGGAGCTGGTACAGACCCTGACGACCCTCCGGCAGACCCGCAGCGTCCTGGAGCAGTCGGCCGTGGCGCCGATTCATGTGACACACGACAAGCTCAAGCAGGTGTCGGCTGCCACCGAGGTCGCGGCGACGGACATCCTCAACGGGATCGACCGCGCCGTCGCCATGGTGGACGAACTCGACGCGCTGGACGGGCAGGATCCGGAGCGCCGCGCGCCCGAGGTGCGTGGCGCACTGCGCGATGAGCTTTTTGCCGTGATGGGCCACATGCAGTTCCAGGACATCACCAGCCAGCAGCTGGCGCATGCTTCGGCCGTGTTGTCCAAGATGGAAGCGCGGCTGGTGAGCCTCTGCCAGCTCTTTGACCCCGCCCAGGGTCCCGGCGCCGCCACCCTGGAGGTCCTGGGCGCGTTTGACGATCACGCGACGACGAGCGGGCGCGAGGAACGCCAGGCGGTGGCCGACGAGGTCGTCGCCGCGCGCCCGGCCGTCGGGTGACCCGCGGGGCCAGCGGCCGCCCGGGCTGCTCGCCCGGCGCGGTGCCCTGATGGTGGACGGGGCGTCGCTCACCGTTCGGGAGCGCGTCGTGGGAATGGCCGCATTCGCCGTATCGGCGGAGCCCAGCGACCGACTGGTCACGTACGCCGTCGGGACCTCCCTGGGCATTGCCATCCACGACCCCGTGCGCCGCGTCGGCGGCCTGCTCCATGCGATGTTCCCGTCGTCAGAGCTGGACGTTGAGCATGCCCGGTACAACCCGGCGCAGTTTGTCGACACCGGTCTCCAGGCCCTGTTCCGTGCGGTGTATGACCTCGGTGGGGTGAAGGATCGCCTCGTCGTGAAGGTCGCGGGCGGGGCGTGGCGTGAAGATGCCTTTCCGCTGGTGGCCATGCAGCTGGGCGAACGCAACGTGGAGGCGTGTCGGGCGCTCCTTGGCCGCAACGGGGTGCGGGTGGCCGCCGAGGAGGTCGGCGGCACGGAGTCGGCACGCACGGTGATGTTGGATATTGCCTCCGGTGACGTGACCGTGCGGTGCGGCGGCCGGTACGTCGTTATCTAACGAGGGAAGGCAGATGGCATTGACGATCCTCCTCGCGGATGGCAGCGCCGTGATGCGCTCCATGCTGATTCGCACCCTGCAGCTCAGCGGACTGCCGGTCGATGCGGTGCACCAGGCCTCGAGCGGTGACGATGCGCTGGCCGCGGTTCGGCGCGACGCCTTCGACGTCGCCTTGATCGATCTCGACCTGCCCGGGATGGACGGGGCGTCGTTGGTGGACGCCATCCGGGATCACGCGCCTTCGTCCAGCCTGCCGTGTGTCGTGTTTGCCGCCGACGGCTCCGACGCGCGGGTCGCGCGGGTGGTGGACCGTGGCGCTGGGAGTATCCGGAAGCCGTTCACGCCGGAGCAGGTCCGCGCGGCGGTCCTCAAGGTCGTGGGAGCCCGGACCGCGTAGGTCGAACGGTCGCGCGTCCGGCGTAGAGATGCGCCCTGAGGGACTTGAACCCCCAACCTTCTGATCCGAAGTCAGACGCTCTATCCAATTGAGCTAAGGGCGCAACACCACCAATTGTAGCCTCGCTCCATGCCACGCGGCACCCGCGCGCCCGATTGCACCCTGGCGCCTCGGTCCCCCGCGTTCCGCTTGTCAGGCAGCCCCGGCGCGACAACGAACGGCTGCACAAACGCCCACCCGCGCAAGCGCGGATGGGCGTTTGGTGTGACAGTCGGGGCGAGAGGATTTGAACCTCCGACCTCCTGCTCCCGAAGCAGGCGCTCTACCGGGCTAAGCTACGCCCCGAGGGGTAAAGACTTACGGTGGTACGATGCTACATGCGCTCGGAGAGACTCGAACTCCCAACCTTCTGATCCGTAGTCAGATGCTCTATCCAATTGAGCTACGAGCGCAGCGTCCAGCAACCTGCCCCTCCCGACCAGCCCCAGCCCCCAGCAACCAGCTCATGGGCGGTACAAGACTCGAACTTGTGACCTCCACGATGTCAACGTGGCGCTCTAACCAACTGAGCTAACCGCCCCTTCCAACAGAACGCGCGGCCAGATGGCCGCGCGGTATGACACCTCTCGACCAACACCTTCGAGAGCGGGAAACGGGACTCGAACCCGCGACCCCAACCTTGGCAAGGTTGTGCTCTACCAACTGAGCTATTCCCGCATGACCTGCTGACCCACCGATCCCACCAGGGGTTCCTGCTGCTCCAGCCGCCGGCTACCCCTGTCGTGCCGCCGGTGATGGAGGCGAGGGGAATCGAACCCCTGACCTCTTGAATGCCATTCAAGCGCTCTCCCAACTGAGCTACGCCCCCGTTTTCCACCCAATTCGACGCGGCGGATTAGGAACCGAGAATTGTATCCGGGGGTATAGTCGAAGTCAAGAAATCCACTCTAGCGGATTCCTGCCCTGACCGTATTTTGCAGCGACTTTTCGCCGCGTCTTTCACTGCCTGACGAGATGCCCACCGTGGCCGTCGGCATCCTGCTGTCGCGCGGAAACTCCGGCCGCACCGCTGCGGTTGGTTCAATACCGAATTCAGTGTCCACGAGGACCTTGCCAACATGACCGACGTCAAGCGCCGCCGCCGCCGCACGACCCCCCAGGGGATCGCGCCGAGCGAGCCGGAGCGCGATATCCTGGATCAGTACCTCTATGAAGTCAGCACCTATCCCCTCCTCAAGGGGATGGAAGAGATCGAGCTTGCCCGGAAGATCAGGGCCGGCGATCAGGACGCCCTGCAGGAATTGGTAAAGCGCAACCTGCGCTTCGTCATCTCTGTCGCCAAAAAGTACCAAAACCGTGGCCTGCCCCTCATCGACCTCATCGGCGAGGGCAATGTCGGTCTCCTGACCGCCGCCCGGAAGTTTGACCCCGATCAGGGGGTCAAGTTCATCTCCTACGCCGTCTGGTGGATTCGCCAGGCCATCCTGTCGTCGCTCGCCCGTCAGGGGCGCACTGTCCGCGTTCCGCTCAATCGGACGGCGGATCTCTCGCGCATCATCAAGGCGTCGGAGATCCTCCGGCAGCAGCTCCGCCGCGAGCCGACCCCGGACGAATTGTCGCGCCTCACCGGACTCTCCGTCGACGTCGTCCAGTCGCTGGCCGCCCTCAACACCGGGGATGTCCGGCTGGATGCCCCCATGGATCCCGAAGGCGACCGCGCCCTGATCGAACGCTTCGTCGCCGACGAGATGCCGGACACGGAAGAAGAAGCGATGAATCGCTTCCTTACCGATGAAATCGAGTTGGCCCTCTCCACCCTGCCCCCAAGGGACGCGAAGGTCTTGCGCCTCTATTTCGGGCTCGAAGGTGGTCGGGAGCACACCCTCGAAGAAATCGGCTCCATGCTCGGCGTCACCCGCGAGCGCGTCCGTCAGCTTCGCGATCGCGCCCTCAAGCGCCTCCGCGAAGGCGACGTCGGTCGGGCACTCTCCAGCTTCGCCGCCTGATCGCTCACCGCTGAACATCGCAGACGGGGCCCGGACTCACGCCGGGCCCCGCTCTGTTTTCGGCACTTCCGGTGCGCGCTCGACCGCCCGAAGAACAGCCCTTCCCGGCATCACGGATGTGATGTTGATTCGAACTGCTGTCTGCCGTCCACCGTCGCCGCCTGACCATTGATCGTCCTCGACAACGTCCACAAGGCCTTCGGCCCCAAGAAAGTCCTCCAGGGCTTTTCCCTCGAAGTGCAAGAGGGGGAGACCATGGTGATCATCGGGTACTCCGGGACGGGGAAGTCGGTCGCCATCAAGCACATCGTCGGCTTGCTCCACCCGGACGCAGGCACGGTGTTTGTCGACGGCCAGGAGGTACCCGCCCTCCCGCGGCGCGATCTCTACGAACTGCGCGCGAAGATCGGATACGTTTTCCAGTTCGCGGCGTTGTTCGACTCCATGAACATCGGGGAAAATGTCGCGATGGGATTGCGCAAGCGCGGGACGATGACCGAATCGGAGATCCAGCACCGCGTCGCCGAGGTCCTCGACCTGGTCGATTTGCCTAACGTGGAAGGCAAGTTCCCGGCGGAGCTGTCCGGCGGCATGCGCAAGCGGGTGGGGCTGGCTCGCGCGATTGCCCTCCGCCCCTCCTACATCCTCTACGACGAGCCCACCACCGGCCTCGACCCGGTCACCTCGGCCGTGATCGACAACCTCATGGTCCGCATGCGCGACCGGTTGGGCGTCACCTCGATCGTGATCACGCACGACATGAAGTCCGCGTTCCGGGTCGGGACGCGCATCGCCATGCTGTATGAAGGGCGTGTCCGGCAGGTGGGCACCGTCGACGAGATCCGGCACTCCGGCGACGAGGTGGTGCGCCAGTTTGTCGAGGGTCGGGCGGACCTGGACGAGTCGGCGGGCGTCTAGGATGCCACGCCGGGGGCGGAGGGGGCGCGGGAGTGCTCGTCCAACGAGCAGGCGGAACGCCCGTGAGGAGGTGTCCGCCGGTGGGGTGGTCGTCCGGCGCGGGGAGGGCGCTTCCGCCTACCTCGTGATCCGGGACTCATACAAGAACTGGGGTTTTCCCAAGGGCCACCTCGAGGAGGGGGAGACCGCGGAACAGGCCGCGCTGCGCGAGGTGCAGGAGGAGACGGGGCTCGATGACCTGCGGATGCTCGCGCCACTGGGGGCGATCGACTGGCACTTCCAGTTCCGTGGACGCCACATCCACAAGTGGTGCCACTTCTTCCTGCTGGAGTCGTTTGGGGCCGCGACCGTGCCGCAGGCCGACGAAGGGATCACCGAGTGTCGCTGGGTTGAGTTATCAGCCGCCATGGAGATGATCGCCTACGACAATGCGCGCGACGTGTTGCGGCGGGCGGCCGAGTGGGTGGGAGCCCCCGGGGGATGAGCCGCCCCACCTCGCCGGAGTTCACGGTACCGCTGGTGCCGCCCTGCGTCGTGGCCCTGGCCAATCGCGATCGTGCGCGGACGGCGCTGCGCCACGCGTTTCCGCGGCGCCTTGCGTCGCTCCACATCGTCCGCTCGCGACGCGATTTCGTCGCCGCGTTCCATCGGCGCCTTGTGGACGCGGCCATTATCGACCTCGCGTCGCCCACCGAAGACAACGTGAGCGCGCTTACCCTGGCCCGTGAGTTTCCCAGTACGCCGTTTGTGGGGATGACCCCGCTTCGACCGTCGGACACCAGCCTGGCCGCGCGCGCCGCGGCGGCCGACTTCGCCGACCTTGTCGTGGAGCAGGTGGACGATTCGGTGTTCCGTCAGATCGTCGAGGAGCAGGCGTTTACCCGTCGCTTCGCTCGTGCCCTCGCGGAACCGCCGGACGCCCTCCAGCTCAATTCGCGCATGCAGCGGCAGGCATGGGCTGTCCTCGTGGCCCATGGGGGTCGGCCCATCCTCACGGAGGTGATCTCGCTCGCCCTCGGTGTGTCGCGTGAGCATTTGAGTCGGGCGTTCTCCGCCGACGGGGCGCCGAATATCAAGCGGGTGATCGACCTCGTGCGCCTGATTGCCGCGGCGGAGTTGGCGAAGAATCCGGGATACGACGTGGGGGACGTCGCTGATGTCCTCGGCTTTGCTTCCTCGTCACACTTGAGCACGGCGGCGATTCGCATCGCCGGGACCCGCCCGACCTCTCTCGCGCGGCTTCGAGCCGTCGACATCATCGACCGCTTCGCCAGGGACCGCAGCCGGTCCCGGAGCCTCCCCGACCGGCCGGCGTCAACGTGAGGTGATCCCCTTGGGGGACCGTTCACGCGTTTGTGGCGTGGCGGTTCGAGGTCTGGAGCACCGCAGTGCCAGTCCGTCACCTGGCCCGGTGCGCTGAACGAGTTCTCCCAATGAAGACACTTCCTGCTGTACTCGCGCTATTCCTCATCGCGTGCGCCGAGCCTGATCGTGGCGTCGCAGGCCCGCTCGAGCCGACGACTGCGCTCCGAGCCGTGATTCCCCAGCAGGACATCCGACGACCCCAGGAAGAGAAATTCGTCGCCCTCGCCGCCGCCGTGCCCACCTTCAGCGGATACCATTACGAGCGCGGGGACCTTGTGATCTCGCTGACGGACACGGCGGATGGTGCCCGGGCGGCGGCGATCGTCGCGCGCGACGGCACCGGCGCCGGGGGAAGTGTTCACAAGCAGGCGCGCCGCACCGGTCACACGAGGTTTGCGAGCGTCACCTTCTCGTTCATGCAGCTCAAGGGATGGCGCGACGCGTTGTTCCAGGACCTGATCGAGTCGGACAGCGTGGAGTACATCGACCTCGACGAGCGGGCCAACGTGATCGCGGTCGGCGTCACGGACGCTGCGGCCGCGACCTGGGTGCAGCAACTTGCCGCCAAGCTGGGAATGCCAGACCGTGCCCTCGTCGTCGAAGCGGTGCCCCCGAGTCGCACCTTCGCGCTGCTCACGGAGCGCGTTCGTCCGGTTCGGGCCGGCCTGGCGATCACACAGCGAGACGGAGCCGGGTGCACACTGGGTTACGTCGTGCGGTTCGTCGGTACCGCCGGTATCGAGACGGGGTTTCTCACCAACTCGCACTGCTCGGACACCTTTTGGGGGCCGGATCAGGCGCCGCAGTTCCAGGTTGGTGCCGGAGTGGTGGCCGACTCTATCGGCCGCGAGGTACGTGATCCCGCCGGCTTCGCCTGTGGATGGCGTGGGAAGAAGACGTGTCGCTACAGCGACGCGGCGATCCTTGGACTTGCGACAGGGAACCGCCTGAGCGGCGCGATCGCGCGCCCGACCGACCTCATCGAGTCGCCCGGCGATGCATTCGTCCCACACCCCATCGACGCGACGCAGCCCAACTTCACGGTTACGAGTACCACCTTCAGCGCGAGCGTTGGCGACGTGCTCGACAAGGTCGGCCGCACGACCGGGTGGACCTCGGACGAAGTCAACAAGACCTGCCTGGACCTCAAGGGTCGCCTGGGCGACAAGAATCGGGTGTTGTGCCAGGATGAGGCGTTTACGTTCAGCTTCAACGGCGACAGTGGCTCCCCGATGTTTGTGTTTCAGGGCGCATCGGTTCAGGCGCACGGTATCCTGTGGGGAGGGCGCGTGCCGTTCCTTGGTCGGTCCGTCACGTTCCTTTCTCCGCTGCAGAACGTCGTCATTGACTTGGGCGGCCTGACCCCGGTGGCCCCATGAACACCAAGTGGAACGCCCGTGGGACCGCGCCAGTCCTGCTCGGTGCCCTGCTGGCCGCGGGGGCCTGTCGAGGCATCGCAGACCCGCCGTCGACCGACGCCGCGCTCAGCGCCGGCCTTCAGCTCAATACGCCGCCGGCGATCGAGCGCCCCCAGGAAGAGTGGTTCCAACACATCGCCAGGGAAGTGCCAACGTTTGCCGGCTTCTTCTACGACAAGGGCGACCTCGTCGTGTCGGTGACCGACCTGCGCGACACCGTGGCGGCCTTCGCCGCCGTCGCGAAGTATGGACCGACCGGGAAGGGCACGTCACACCCGGGGCTGGGCCGGACTGGGCGAACCCGTGGACAGCTCGCCACCTGGACGTTGCTGCAGCTCGCCACCTGGCGCGATGCCCTTTTCGGGGAGTTGATGGAGCTCGACGAGGTGGAGTTTCTCGATCTCGACGAGCACGGGAATCGGGTGCTCGTTGGCGTGGGGCGACCGGAGGCGACGGCCACCGTCCTCACCTTGGCACGCCGCCTCGCCGTCCCGATGGCTGCGGTGGGGATAGACACCACCTCACCCATGCGGCCGCAGGCCGGACTGTCTGATCGCCAGCGGCCCATCATCGGTGGGCTCGAGATCAATGAAGAAACCGCGGCGTGCACCCTTGGTTTCATCACGAGGAGGGCTGGCGTCCTCGGCTTCGTCACCAATTCCCATTGCACCAGCACCTTCTGGGCGCTCGATGGCGTCCGGTTCCTCCAGGGATCGAATCCGTCCACGGACTCCGTTGGCGTCGAGGTGCTGGATCCACGTGGCTGGGCCTGCGGATTCCGCAATCGCAAGCTGTGCCGCTACAGCGACGCTGCGATCATTGGACGTGTCGTCGGTCCTGAACTGGGGACCGTCGCCCAGCCCGAGTTTCTCGACCTCGATGGGGCTCCATACTCTACGACGATTGATCCGAACACCCCCACCTTCGAGGTTACGTCGAATGCCGGCCATGCAACCTGGGGTGACGTGCTCGACAAGGTCGGTCGCACGACCGGGTGGACCCGAGGTGAGGTCCGGGGGACGTGCGTCGACATGCGAAACGGCATGGACCGGGTCCGGATCCTCTGCCAGGACCTGGTGACCTATAACAGCGACAATGGGGACAGCGGGGCTCCCGTCTTCGTCTTCCAGGGAGCGGTGATCCGGGCACATGGTCTCAACTGGGGGAGTCGAGAGCGCGTCCTGGGTGGCACGGCCGCAGGGGTCTCCCCCATGGCCAATATGACCCTGGACCTGGGGGCATTTTCGGTCGCGACGAGCCCCTGAGATTTCTGCCGGACCCACGTGGGGTCGCCTTGAACCGAGGGGGAGCTTGTGATAATTTTCACAAGCTCCCCCGGAGCTTTTCCTGACTCCCGCACTACCGAGCCCCCGACATGGCGTCTGAAACCATCCTTCGCCCCGGCGAAATCAAGGACATCCTCCTCCGCGAGATCGAAGCGGCGGACCTGCACGGCATCGACGTCGATGAAGTGGGGACTGTCCTCGAAGTGAAGGACGGCGTCGCACGCATCTACGGCCTCAAGAAGGCAATGGCCGGCGAGATGCTCGACATCACGGCCAAGGAGACGGGGAACCAGGTCACCGCCGTCGCGCTGAACCTCGAAGAGGACAACATCGGCGCGGTCGTCCTCGGCGACTACCTGCAGTTGAAGGAAGGGGATGAAGTTCGACGCACGTCGCGCGTGCTCGAAGTGCCGGTGGGTCCTGCGCTGGTCGGGCGCGTCGTGAATCCGCTTGGTGAGCCCGTCGACGGACGCGGACCGATTGTCGCGACGATGCAGCGGCGCGTGGAGTCGCCCGCGCCCGGCATCATCGTTCGGCAGCCGGTGAAGGAGCCGATGCAGACGGGGATCAAGGCGATCGACTCCATGATCCCGATCGGCCGCGGCCAGCGCGAGCTGATCATCGGCGACCGCGGCACGGGCAAGACGGCGATCGCGATCGACACGATCATCAATCAGAAGGGCACCGGCGTTATCTGCGTCTACGTGGCTATTGGTCAGAAGGCGTCGACGGTGGCCTCGGTGGTGGAGCGCCTCAAGCAGGCCGGCGCGATGGAGTACACGATCGTCGTCGTCGCCGCCGCATCCGATCCGGCCCCGATGCAGTACATCGCGCCCTACTCGGGCGCGGCGATGGCCGAGTACTTCATGTATCACGAGGGCAAGCCGACGCTGTGCGTGTACGACGACTTGTCGAAGCAGGCCGCGGCGTATCGCCAGCTGTCGCTCATCCTGCGCCGTCCGCCGGGTCGTGAAGCCTTCCCGGGCGACGTCTTCTATCTCCACTCACGCCTCCTCGAGCGCGCGGCCAAGCTGCGCGAGGACGCGGACGTGGTGGACAACAAGATGATCTTCAAGCCGGGTGGCTCGCTGACGGCGTTGCCGATCATCGAGACGCAGGCGGGCGACGTCTCCGCGTACATCCCGACGAACGTCATCTCGATCACCGACGGCCAGATCTTCCTCGAGACCGACCTGTTCTTTGCGAACGTGCGCCCCGCCATCAACGTCGGCATTTCGGTGTCGCGCGTCGGTGGTTCGGCGCAGATCAAGGCGATGCGCTCCGTCGCGGGACGCCTCCGTCTCGACCTGGCGCAGTATCGCGAGCTCGAAGCCTTTGCGGCCTTTGCCTCCGACCTGGACGCAGCCACCAAGAAGCAGCTGGAGCGCGGGGCGCGCACGGTGGAAGTGCTCAAGCAGCCGCAGTACTCGCCGATGGTGGTCGAGCAGCAGGTCATGGTGATCTATGCGGTGACCAACGGCTTCATCGACGAAGTGCCGGTCAACAAGATCCGCGCATGGGAGCTGGGCTTCCACGAATTCATGGCCGCGCAGTACCCGCAGGTGGGCGAGGCGATCCGCAAGGAGAAGGCGCTCTCGAAGGACACCGAAGAGGCACTCAAGCGCGGGATTGCGGCGTACCAGAAGGTGGCGAAGTAGCGCAGGTCGCAGGACGCAGGTCAGTCGAGGCGCCCCATCACCTGTCGCACACGTGAAGCATGGCTAAAGGTCGCGAGCTCAAGGGCCGCATCAAGACGGTCGAGAACACGAAGAAGATCACGCGCACCATGGAAATGGTCGCGACGTCGAAGATGAAGCGCGCCCAGGATCGCGTCGTTGCGGCGCGTCCGTACGCGACCTCGCTCACCGACGTCATCTCTTCCCTGTACAACGCCGAGCTGGCCGAGCGCTTCCCGCTCCTCCGCCAGCCCGCGCAGGTCCGGAAGGCGGCCGTCATCCTCCTGACGACCAATCGCGGGATGTGCGGCGGCTTTAATGCGAACCTCCTGCGCGAGGCGCGTGGGCTCCTTGCTACCCTGCGTGAGCAGGGGACCGAGCCCGAGTTGCACGTCGTGGGCCGCAAGGGGATCGGCTACTTCCGCTACGTCGGTCAGGCGCTCGCGGTCAGCCGGACGGACATCACCGACCGTCCGACCGCCGACGACGCCGCCTCGCTGGTCGACGCCCTCATGGCGCAGTTTGTCAGTGGCGCGATCGACGCCGTGTACGTGGTCTACGCCAACTTCAAGTCGGCCATCGCCACGCCGCCGTCCACGATGAAGGTGCTTCCCGTGGACCCGCCGGCGCGCAAGGGCCAGATGCCGGACTACCTGCTCTACCCCTCGGCCGACGCCATCGTCACCGAACTGCTCCCGGCCTACGTGCGCAACGCGATCTACCGCGCCCTGGTCGAGACGGTGGCCGGTGAGCAGGGCGCTCGCCGTACCGCCATGAAGAACGCGACGGACAACGCTACCGAAGTGCTCGGTGTCCTCCGTCGCACGTACAACCGTGCTCGTCAGGCCAACATCACGCAGGAAATCGCCGAGATCGTCGGCGGTGCCGCTGCGCTCGAGTAACACTCCGCTGTCCGTGAACTGCTGTCTGCTGTCTGTCGTCTCCTGTCTTAATTCTCCCTTCGCCGTTCGCACGAAATGACTACCGCCACGCTCCACGCCGGCAAGATCGTCCAGGTCATTGGTCCCGTCATCGACGTTGAGTTCGACGCCGACAAGCTGCCGGAGCTGTACAACGCCCTCGTGGTCAAGGGGCGTTCGGCCACCGGCGATGACATCAACGTCGTCGCGGAAGTGCAGCAGCACATCGGGCGCAACCAGGTGCGCGCGGTTGCCATGTCGTCGTCCGACGGCGTGACGCGCGGCATGGACGCGGTCGACACCGGCGCGGCCATCTCGGTCCCGGTGGGGGCGGCGGCCCTGGGCCGCATCCTCAACGTGCTCGGGGAGCCGGTCGACAACGGCGAGCCGATCCCGGCGAGCGCCGAGCGCTGGCCGATCCACCGCAAGCGCCCCGACTTCGTGAACCTCGAGCCCAAGACCGAGATCTTCGAGACGGGCATCAAGGTCGTTGACCTCATCGCCCCGTTCGTGAAGGGTGGAAAGATCGGCCTCTTCGGCGGCGCCGGCGTGGGCAAGACGGTCGTCATCATGGAGCTGATCAACAACGTCGCCAAGGGACACGGCGGCAAGTCGGTGTTCTGCGGGGTGGGCGAGCGCACGCGTGAGGGCAACGACCTCTACCTGGAAATGAAGGAGTCCGGGGTCATCAACTCCTGCGCGCTGATCTACGGCCAGATGAACGAGCCGCCTGGCGCGCGTCTTCGCGTCGGCCTCTCGGGCCTCACGGTGGCCGAGTACTTCCGCGATCGTGAGAACGCCGACGTGCTCGTCTTCATCGACAACATCTTCCGCTTCACGCAGGCCGGCTCCGAAGTGTCCGCATTGCTCGGCCGCATGCCGAGCGCCGTGGGTTACCAGCCGACGCTCGCCTCGGAGATGGGCGACTTGCAGGAGCGCATCACGTCGACGCGCAACGGCTCGATCACGTCGGTGCAGGCGATCTACGTTCCGGCCGACGACCTCACGGACCCGGCGCCGGCGACCGCCTTTGCCCACTTGGACGCGACGGTCGTGCTCTCGCGCAAGATCACCGAGCTGGGGATCTACCCCGCCGTGGATCCGCTCGATTCGTCGTCCCGTATTCTCGATCCGCAGTTCGTTGGCGAGCGCCACTACAAGGCCGCCATCGAGGTGCAGCGCATCCTGCAGCGCTACAA encodes the following:
- a CDS encoding response regulator, whose protein sequence is MKFLVVDDSATMRRILINSLQRIGYSTCVEAGDGAEALEKFDPTIEFVITDWNMPNMSGIEFTKALRQAAPAVPILMVTTRSVREDIIAAIEAGVNNYVVKPFTPQVLKEKIDAVLAGQAAAA
- a CDS encoding chemotaxis protein CheD — its product is MVDGASLTVRERVVGMAAFAVSAEPSDRLVTYAVGTSLGIAIHDPVRRVGGLLHAMFPSSELDVEHARYNPAQFVDTGLQALFRAVYDLGGVKDRLVVKVAGGAWREDAFPLVAMQLGERNVEACRALLGRNGVRVAAEEVGGTESARTVMLDIASGDVTVRCGGRYVVI
- a CDS encoding response regulator, giving the protein MALTILLADGSAVMRSMLIRTLQLSGLPVDAVHQASSGDDALAAVRRDAFDVALIDLDLPGMDGASLVDAIRDHAPSSSLPCVVFAADGSDARVARVVDRGAGSIRKPFTPEQVRAAVLKVVGARTA
- a CDS encoding RNA polymerase sigma factor RpoD/SigA, with amino-acid sequence MTDVKRRRRRTTPQGIAPSEPERDILDQYLYEVSTYPLLKGMEEIELARKIRAGDQDALQELVKRNLRFVISVAKKYQNRGLPLIDLIGEGNVGLLTAARKFDPDQGVKFISYAVWWIRQAILSSLARQGRTVRVPLNRTADLSRIIKASEILRQQLRREPTPDELSRLTGLSVDVVQSLAALNTGDVRLDAPMDPEGDRALIERFVADEMPDTEEEAMNRFLTDEIELALSTLPPRDAKVLRLYFGLEGGREHTLEEIGSMLGVTRERVRQLRDRALKRLREGDVGRALSSFAA
- a CDS encoding ABC transporter ATP-binding protein gives rise to the protein MIVLDNVHKAFGPKKVLQGFSLEVQEGETMVIIGYSGTGKSVAIKHIVGLLHPDAGTVFVDGQEVPALPRRDLYELRAKIGYVFQFAALFDSMNIGENVAMGLRKRGTMTESEIQHRVAEVLDLVDLPNVEGKFPAELSGGMRKRVGLARAIALRPSYILYDEPTTGLDPVTSAVIDNLMVRMRDRLGVTSIVITHDMKSAFRVGTRIAMLYEGRVRQVGTVDEIRHSGDEVVRQFVEGRADLDESAGV
- a CDS encoding NUDIX hydrolase, with the translated sequence MKGVSGRWAPSTRSGTPATRWCASLSRVGRTWTSRRASRMPRRGRRGRGSARPTSRRNAREEVSAGGVVVRRGEGASAYLVIRDSYKNWGFPKGHLEEGETAEQAALREVQEETGLDDLRMLAPLGAIDWHFQFRGRHIHKWCHFFLLESFGAATVPQADEGITECRWVELSAAMEMIAYDNARDVLRRAAEWVGAPGG
- a CDS encoding helix-turn-helix transcriptional regulator produces the protein MSRPTSPEFTVPLVPPCVVALANRDRARTALRHAFPRRLASLHIVRSRRDFVAAFHRRLVDAAIIDLASPTEDNVSALTLAREFPSTPFVGMTPLRPSDTSLAARAAAADFADLVVEQVDDSVFRQIVEEQAFTRRFARALAEPPDALQLNSRMQRQAWAVLVAHGGRPILTEVISLALGVSREHLSRAFSADGAPNIKRVIDLVRLIAAAELAKNPGYDVGDVADVLGFASSSHLSTAAIRIAGTRPTSLARLRAVDIIDRFARDRSRSRSLPDRPAST
- a CDS encoding F0F1 ATP synthase subunit alpha, which codes for MASETILRPGEIKDILLREIEAADLHGIDVDEVGTVLEVKDGVARIYGLKKAMAGEMLDITAKETGNQVTAVALNLEEDNIGAVVLGDYLQLKEGDEVRRTSRVLEVPVGPALVGRVVNPLGEPVDGRGPIVATMQRRVESPAPGIIVRQPVKEPMQTGIKAIDSMIPIGRGQRELIIGDRGTGKTAIAIDTIINQKGTGVICVYVAIGQKASTVASVVERLKQAGAMEYTIVVVAAASDPAPMQYIAPYSGAAMAEYFMYHEGKPTLCVYDDLSKQAAAYRQLSLILRRPPGREAFPGDVFYLHSRLLERAAKLREDADVVDNKMIFKPGGSLTALPIIETQAGDVSAYIPTNVISITDGQIFLETDLFFANVRPAINVGISVSRVGGSAQIKAMRSVAGRLRLDLAQYRELEAFAAFASDLDAATKKQLERGARTVEVLKQPQYSPMVVEQQVMVIYAVTNGFIDEVPVNKIRAWELGFHEFMAAQYPQVGEAIRKEKALSKDTEEALKRGIAAYQKVAK
- the atpG gene encoding ATP synthase F1 subunit gamma, translating into MAKGRELKGRIKTVENTKKITRTMEMVATSKMKRAQDRVVAARPYATSLTDVISSLYNAELAERFPLLRQPAQVRKAAVILLTTNRGMCGGFNANLLREARGLLATLREQGTEPELHVVGRKGIGYFRYVGQALAVSRTDITDRPTADDAASLVDALMAQFVSGAIDAVYVVYANFKSAIATPPSTMKVLPVDPPARKGQMPDYLLYPSADAIVTELLPAYVRNAIYRALVETVAGEQGARRTAMKNATDNATEVLGVLRRTYNRARQANITQEIAEIVGGAAALE
- the atpD gene encoding F0F1 ATP synthase subunit beta, whose amino-acid sequence is MTTATLHAGKIVQVIGPVIDVEFDADKLPELYNALVVKGRSATGDDINVVAEVQQHIGRNQVRAVAMSSSDGVTRGMDAVDTGAAISVPVGAAALGRILNVLGEPVDNGEPIPASAERWPIHRKRPDFVNLEPKTEIFETGIKVVDLIAPFVKGGKIGLFGGAGVGKTVVIMELINNVAKGHGGKSVFCGVGERTREGNDLYLEMKESGVINSCALIYGQMNEPPGARLRVGLSGLTVAEYFRDRENADVLVFIDNIFRFTQAGSEVSALLGRMPSAVGYQPTLASEMGDLQERITSTRNGSITSVQAIYVPADDLTDPAPATAFAHLDATVVLSRKITELGIYPAVDPLDSSSRILDPQFVGERHYKAAIEVQRILQRYKELQDIIAILGMDELSEDDKKIVGRARRIQRFMSQPFAVAEQFTGMKGAYVKLEETISSFERLCAGEFDHFPEQAFFMCGGADDIAKNAEKLAKA